A genomic region of Catalinimonas niigatensis contains the following coding sequences:
- a CDS encoding acyl transferase — protein MQDAQFFKDNLFNINAQNFEEHALSLFRWQAIHNPVYQQYISFLGVKIDEINQISQIPFLPIAFFKNHRVITLDTEASVFNDGYFESSGTTGQQRSRHYISDFTFYLKVCQYIFELQYAELSNFHIFALLPSYLDRKHASLVAMAEHFIQQSQSSFSGFYLQDYEKLIEQLRQAQQSNRKVLLLGVTFALLDLAEKFRPNLKDVIVMETGGMKGRRKEIIRQELHQILKTELQVDHIHAEYGMTELLSQAYAQQDGLFLAPPWMRILIRDVNDPFHFDPKLRYGGINVIDLANVHSCAFIETQDLGKLHNSTNTFEVLGRFDNTDTRGCNLMVSF, from the coding sequence ATGCAAGATGCGCAATTTTTTAAAGATAATCTATTCAACATCAATGCTCAAAATTTTGAAGAGCATGCTTTGTCGCTATTCCGCTGGCAGGCTATTCATAATCCTGTGTACCAGCAATACATTTCATTCCTAGGTGTCAAAATTGATGAGATAAATCAAATTAGTCAGATTCCCTTTCTGCCTATCGCATTCTTTAAAAACCATCGTGTAATTACTCTGGATACGGAAGCCTCAGTATTCAATGATGGTTATTTTGAAAGCAGTGGCACTACCGGACAACAAAGAAGTCGCCATTATATCTCTGATTTTACCTTCTATTTAAAAGTATGTCAGTACATATTTGAACTACAGTATGCTGAGCTTAGCAACTTCCATATATTTGCCTTACTCCCCTCTTATCTGGATAGAAAACACGCTTCACTTGTGGCTATGGCTGAGCATTTTATTCAGCAGAGCCAATCTTCTTTTTCTGGTTTTTACCTGCAGGATTACGAAAAGTTGATAGAACAACTCAGGCAAGCTCAACAATCCAATCGCAAAGTACTTTTGCTAGGCGTCACCTTTGCACTTTTGGATCTGGCTGAAAAATTTCGTCCCAACCTGAAAGATGTCATTGTAATGGAAACGGGAGGTATGAAAGGCCGCAGGAAAGAGATCATACGTCAGGAATTGCATCAAATACTTAAGACTGAACTTCAGGTGGATCATATCCATGCAGAATACGGCATGACGGAGTTACTATCGCAGGCTTATGCACAGCAGGATGGGCTCTTTCTGGCTCCACCCTGGATGCGTATCCTCATCCGGGATGTCAATGACCCTTTTCATTTTGATCCAAAGCTCCGGTACGGAGGTATTAATGTAATTGATCTGGCCAATGTACACTCCTGCGCTTTTATTGAAACTCAGGACTTAGGAAAGTTACATAACTCAACGAATACTTTTGAAGTACTGGGACGCTTTGATAATACAGATACCCGGGGATGTAATCTTATGGTTTCATTCTAA
- a CDS encoding vWA domain-containing protein: MEWYHQFGKTEYVFIGLFLLAYILYITRMVKISRVLKTGFPAIATKVLLRTLYFLLFMVALLGPLMGNATKEIQAVGKDIFVAVDLSQSMNADDIQPSRLEKVKYELRELVKAFSSDRIGLIIFSSEAFVQCPLTYDQSALNLFIETLNSGLVPNTGTDFGPPLRMALSKLQGDESIPSQQKSKVIILISDGEDFGEETTDVAQEIKNTGIKLFTLGVGTEEGSQILVRGIPKTDRDGNVVVTQLEPESLQQLADNTGGQYFEINERRDDSSRLINAISQIEGELRDSRQVDTSSNKYLYFLAVGAALFAIDHLFKFKTVKI; this comes from the coding sequence ATGGAATGGTATCATCAATTTGGAAAGACAGAATATGTTTTTATAGGTTTGTTTTTACTGGCCTATATCTTATATATTACTCGTATGGTTAAGATTAGCCGTGTGCTAAAAACAGGCTTCCCAGCTATAGCAACCAAAGTACTGTTGCGTACTTTGTATTTTCTACTGTTTATGGTGGCCTTGCTGGGGCCTCTTATGGGCAACGCTACCAAAGAAATACAAGCCGTGGGAAAAGATATTTTTGTAGCTGTTGACCTTTCTCAATCTATGAATGCTGATGACATACAGCCAAGTCGCTTAGAAAAGGTAAAATATGAATTGCGTGAACTCGTCAAAGCATTTAGTTCTGACCGGATTGGTCTCATTATTTTTTCTTCCGAAGCTTTCGTGCAGTGTCCACTTACTTATGATCAGAGTGCGCTGAATTTATTTATTGAAACGCTCAATTCTGGACTCGTTCCTAATACGGGAACGGATTTTGGTCCTCCGCTACGCATGGCACTTTCTAAATTGCAGGGGGATGAAAGTATTCCTTCACAACAGAAGTCAAAGGTAATCATTCTTATTAGTGATGGTGAAGACTTTGGTGAAGAAACTACAGATGTAGCCCAGGAAATTAAAAATACGGGTATTAAATTGTTTACCTTGGGAGTAGGTACAGAAGAAGGAAGCCAGATTCTGGTAAGAGGAATTCCAAAAACTGATCGTGACGGAAATGTAGTGGTGACCCAACTCGAGCCAGAGTCGCTACAGCAGCTGGCTGATAATACAGGAGGGCAGTATTTCGAAATTAATGAACGTCGGGACGACTCTTCACGTCTCATCAATGCTATTAGCCAGATAGAAGGAGAATTAAGAGATTCACGACAGGTTGACACTTCTTCTAATAAGTACCTCTACTTTTTAGCAGTGGGTGCAGCGCTTTTTGCGATAGATCATTTATTTAAGTTCAAAACAGTGAAAATATGA
- a CDS encoding transposase domain-containing protein encodes MIYSLFATCKKHEVNPQHWLLDVLRKLNDPDYEGKFSDLLPHRWKENPA; translated from the coding sequence ATGATCTACTCCCTGTTTGCCACGTGCAAAAAACATGAGGTCAATCCCCAGCATTGGCTCCTGGATGTACTGCGTAAACTCAATGATCCTGATTACGAAGGCAAATTCTCAGATCTGCTGCCCCACCGCTGGAAAGAAAATCCTGCCTGA
- a CDS encoding tetratricopeptide repeat protein: MKLIIGIVVLAFTAFGVIDNIATVNRLKKEAAQAYQNGDYATAIAHYQTLLDSLQVEDPNVRLNLAHSLIQAGDTISAQRNYSRLIKVEDRNVKSVAYQQMGVIASGQKQYEEALNIFKESLKANPANEEARYNYELVKELLKKQEEEQQQNQDQQQDQKEQQDQEKQDQQQQKDQQQQDQQQQQQGEKGEQTDENEEGQKQDQQNQEGESEGKPQDPNEQNAQEGEQQQEGEKSEDEQSVSPMSDRLKEMNISEEKARMILEAMRNNEMQYIQQNRRRPEKPRDRTKPDW; encoded by the coding sequence ATGAAATTAATCATAGGCATAGTAGTGCTTGCTTTTACAGCCTTTGGTGTCATAGACAATATTGCTACTGTTAACCGGCTGAAAAAAGAAGCAGCACAGGCATATCAAAATGGAGACTATGCCACTGCCATTGCCCATTATCAGACTTTATTGGATTCACTTCAGGTGGAAGATCCTAACGTGCGCCTCAATCTGGCACATTCACTGATCCAGGCTGGAGATACTATTTCAGCACAAAGGAATTATAGCCGTTTGATAAAAGTAGAGGATAGAAATGTGAAATCAGTTGCCTATCAGCAGATGGGAGTTATTGCCAGTGGACAAAAGCAGTACGAAGAAGCTTTAAACATATTCAAAGAATCTCTAAAAGCAAATCCTGCCAATGAAGAGGCTCGCTATAACTATGAGCTGGTAAAAGAATTGCTAAAAAAGCAGGAAGAAGAACAGCAACAAAATCAGGATCAACAGCAGGATCAAAAGGAGCAACAAGACCAGGAAAAGCAAGATCAGCAGCAGCAAAAAGATCAACAACAACAGGATCAGCAACAACAGCAGCAAGGAGAGAAAGGCGAGCAGACAGATGAAAATGAAGAAGGACAAAAGCAAGATCAACAGAATCAGGAGGGGGAGAGCGAAGGAAAACCACAAGATCCTAATGAGCAAAATGCCCAAGAGGGTGAACAGCAGCAGGAAGGAGAAAAAAGTGAGGATGAACAGTCTGTATCTCCTATGAGTGATCGCCTTAAAGAGATGAATATCAGCGAAGAAAAAGCCCGTATGATCCTGGAAGCGATGCGAAACAACGAAATGCAGTACATTCAGCAAAATCGTCGCCGTCCGGAGAAACCCCGCGACCGTACGAAGCCGGATTGGTAA
- a CDS encoding acetyl-CoA C-acyltransferase, whose product MEEVYIISAVRTPIGSFGGSLASLSAVDLGAAAIKGVLEKAGIESKQVQEVLMGNVVSANLGQAPARQAAVAAGIPYEVPCTTINKVCSSGMKSVMFAAQSIMLGQQDIVVAGGMESMSNIPYYLPNARFGYKYGGGEIVDGLEKDGLFEAYYKFAMGNCADHTAKEMKISREEQDAYAVSSYKRVAAATEAGYFRQEIVPIEVPQRKGDPVRIEEDEEYKKVNFEKIPSLRPVFSKDGTVTAANASTINDGASALVLVSKKKAEELGLKPIAKIRGFADAAQDPLWFTTSPSLAIPKALKLAGVSQSEVDFFEINEAFSAVAIANNRKLELNAERVNVFGGAVALGHPLGCSGARIITTLNNVLHQKEGKIGVAGICNGGGGASAIVIERMD is encoded by the coding sequence ATGGAAGAAGTTTATATTATTTCTGCTGTAAGAACACCCATTGGCTCTTTTGGAGGAAGCCTCGCCTCACTAAGTGCTGTTGATCTGGGGGCTGCTGCAATCAAAGGGGTGCTGGAGAAAGCAGGTATTGAATCCAAGCAGGTACAGGAAGTATTGATGGGTAATGTGGTCTCTGCCAATTTGGGTCAGGCTCCTGCCCGTCAGGCGGCTGTAGCCGCAGGCATCCCTTATGAGGTGCCTTGTACCACCATCAACAAAGTCTGTTCTTCAGGCATGAAGTCTGTCATGTTTGCTGCTCAGTCTATCATGCTGGGCCAGCAGGATATTGTGGTAGCTGGTGGCATGGAAAGTATGTCCAATATTCCTTATTATCTGCCCAATGCCCGCTTTGGCTATAAGTATGGAGGCGGTGAAATTGTGGATGGACTGGAGAAGGATGGCTTGTTTGAAGCCTATTACAAATTTGCGATGGGCAATTGCGCAGATCATACTGCCAAAGAGATGAAGATTAGCCGTGAGGAACAGGATGCATATGCGGTGAGTTCATACAAAAGAGTGGCGGCAGCGACTGAAGCTGGCTATTTTCGTCAGGAGATTGTACCGATAGAAGTACCTCAGCGTAAAGGTGATCCCGTCAGGATAGAAGAAGATGAAGAGTATAAGAAGGTGAATTTTGAGAAGATCCCTTCTCTGCGCCCGGTTTTTTCCAAAGATGGAACGGTTACCGCTGCCAATGCTTCTACTATCAATGATGGTGCTTCAGCACTGGTGCTTGTGAGTAAGAAAAAGGCTGAAGAACTGGGACTGAAGCCTATAGCCAAAATCCGCGGCTTTGCCGATGCTGCTCAGGACCCTCTATGGTTTACCACATCTCCTTCGCTGGCGATTCCTAAAGCTCTGAAACTTGCCGGAGTTAGTCAGTCAGAGGTTGATTTTTTTGAAATCAATGAAGCCTTTTCGGCAGTAGCCATTGCTAATAACCGTAAGTTGGAGCTAAATGCTGAGCGTGTGAATGTGTTTGGTGGTGCGGTGGCCCTGGGTCATCCATTAGGTTGCTCAGGTGCACGTATCATCACTACACTCAACAATGTGTTGCATCAGAAAGAAGGTAAAATAGGTGTAGCAGGTATCTGTAACGGTGGTGGAGGAGCTTCAGCGATTGTGATTGAACGCATGGACTAA
- a CDS encoding sodium:solute symporter family transporter, whose protein sequence is MNWQIEDAAVLIIYVLIIVFLSVKFKAKHWEEVFISRKKLQWWIAGASILMFWWNPANDMMMMGILIEEGYVGSWLVHNKLIAVGIAPIIFAPLWARLKFVSDNHFILFRFSGVGAKVLHQFRALYVGYVVVVFLSSFGIIGMSKMLITVFDLSYENSLLISFSILALYLLKNTFKQKVRTDILHAFIYLATLVITCMFIFNEFGGFGGILSDLKQNYENQIKLVPESTSFGEDGMLSTFLVFVLVQWWSTNVLDSSSPEAQRYMSTGNSREAFMAAFFPVIVGVFIMFFVSLIQDTLMLSYLKQDSMPDSESWYIEGTLSYLPSGFRMLALIAFMAGFITTIEAFINWGASFLVDYYRTYVKKVESVNYQKISYMSMYLILSSAILVVIFNDSLLSLQKLIFSISAGVGPVFVLRWFWWRVNAWAQLSAMFSSLFFALSFDLAYENSLVFQTFIDDISGMMSIGYFPLKLVVLTILVTFSWITVMYMTPADDTAILKRFVKQVQPGGIWPKHWQSGAVKLSKKLFLAILYAIINILPIFFIWEFKYGVWWKAVGLLTLFFILIVYILRRIKT, encoded by the coding sequence ATGAATTGGCAAATAGAAGACGCTGCTGTACTGATAATCTATGTACTCATCATTGTATTCCTTTCTGTAAAATTTAAGGCAAAGCATTGGGAAGAAGTCTTTATCAGCCGAAAAAAGTTACAGTGGTGGATAGCTGGAGCTTCTATTCTCATGTTCTGGTGGAATCCTGCCAATGATATGATGATGATGGGAATCCTCATTGAGGAAGGCTATGTAGGAAGTTGGCTGGTTCACAATAAGTTAATAGCGGTAGGCATTGCACCTATTATTTTTGCACCACTTTGGGCAAGGCTGAAATTTGTTTCGGATAATCACTTTATACTTTTTCGTTTTTCCGGAGTAGGGGCAAAGGTGCTGCATCAGTTTCGCGCCTTATATGTGGGTTATGTAGTAGTAGTTTTCTTAAGCAGCTTTGGTATAATAGGGATGAGCAAAATGCTTATCACAGTGTTTGATTTAAGCTATGAAAACTCACTCCTGATATCTTTCTCAATCCTCGCCTTATACCTGCTTAAAAATACATTCAAGCAAAAAGTCAGAACAGATATTCTGCATGCTTTTATTTACCTAGCTACCCTTGTCATCACCTGCATGTTCATTTTCAATGAATTTGGAGGATTCGGCGGGATTTTATCCGATTTGAAGCAGAATTATGAGAATCAGATTAAGCTTGTTCCAGAGAGCACTTCTTTTGGCGAAGATGGTATGTTATCTACCTTTCTGGTATTTGTATTGGTACAGTGGTGGTCCACCAACGTACTGGACAGCTCTTCTCCCGAAGCGCAAAGATATATGAGTACCGGCAACAGCCGGGAAGCCTTCATGGCTGCTTTTTTCCCTGTAATTGTAGGGGTGTTTATCATGTTTTTTGTAAGCCTAATACAGGACACATTGATGCTTAGTTATCTTAAGCAGGATAGCATGCCAGATTCTGAGAGTTGGTATATAGAGGGTACGCTGAGTTATCTGCCCTCAGGGTTCAGAATGCTGGCATTGATTGCTTTTATGGCAGGATTCATCACTACAATAGAAGCTTTCATCAATTGGGGAGCATCTTTTCTGGTAGATTATTACCGTACTTACGTAAAGAAAGTTGAATCAGTAAACTACCAAAAGATCAGTTATATGAGTATGTATCTGATTCTTTCCAGTGCCATTCTGGTGGTGATTTTTAATGACAGTTTATTGAGTTTACAAAAACTAATTTTTTCTATCAGTGCCGGTGTAGGGCCGGTATTTGTGCTTCGATGGTTTTGGTGGAGAGTAAATGCCTGGGCTCAATTATCTGCCATGTTCAGCTCTTTGTTTTTCGCTCTATCTTTTGACCTTGCTTATGAGAACAGCTTAGTATTCCAGACATTTATTGATGATATATCAGGGATGATGAGCATAGGGTACTTTCCTTTGAAATTAGTAGTCCTTACCATTTTAGTTACTTTTTCCTGGATTACGGTGATGTATATGACACCGGCCGATGACACAGCTATCTTAAAACGATTTGTTAAACAGGTTCAACCGGGCGGTATCTGGCCAAAACACTGGCAAAGTGGTGCGGTAAAGCTGAGCAAAAAACTTTTTCTGGCAATACTCTATGCTATTATCAACATCTTACCCATTTTTTTCATCTGGGAGTTTAAGTATGGGGTTTGGTGGAAGGCTGTTGGATTGTTAACTCTGTTCTTTATACTAATCGTTTACATACTTAGAAGAATTAAAACATAG
- a CDS encoding sigma-54-dependent transcriptional regulator, which produces MAKILIIDDERAIRGSLKEILEYEKYKVDEAEDGEDGLKKLSKDNYDVVLLDIKMPQMDGIEVLQKAMEAGYSGQFIMVSAHGSIETAVEATKMGAFDFIEKPPDLNRLLVTIKNALDKSDLVAETKILRKKISGVVEIVGESSAIDEVKKTIERVAPTEARVLITGPNGTGKELVAKWLHAMSNRATGPLVEVNCAAIPSELIESELFGHEKGSFTSAIKQKKGRFEQAHGGTLFLDEIGDMSLSAQAKVLRALQEHNITRVGGDKSISVDVRVVAATNKDLKKEIEEGNFREDLYHRLSVILIHVPSLKERKDDIPLLVDKFLNDIAQEYGAPRKSITEDALEGLKAFEWTGNIRELRNVVERLVIMCDAEISGNDVAKYA; this is translated from the coding sequence ATGGCCAAAATCTTAATCATAGATGACGAAAGAGCAATCCGTGGATCTTTAAAAGAAATTCTTGAATATGAAAAGTATAAAGTGGATGAAGCAGAAGATGGAGAGGATGGACTAAAAAAACTGAGCAAAGACAATTATGATGTAGTACTACTAGACATCAAAATGCCTCAAATGGATGGAATAGAGGTACTACAGAAAGCAATGGAAGCTGGATATTCTGGTCAGTTTATTATGGTTTCAGCCCATGGAAGTATCGAAACTGCGGTAGAAGCTACTAAAATGGGAGCTTTTGATTTCATAGAGAAGCCACCGGATTTGAATCGTTTGCTGGTTACAATCAAAAATGCGCTGGATAAATCAGACCTGGTAGCTGAGACTAAAATACTTCGGAAAAAAATTTCTGGTGTGGTTGAAATCGTAGGAGAGTCGTCAGCCATAGATGAAGTAAAGAAAACAATAGAACGGGTAGCGCCTACCGAAGCACGTGTGCTCATTACCGGACCTAACGGTACAGGCAAGGAACTGGTAGCCAAATGGCTGCACGCCATGAGTAACCGAGCTACCGGACCGCTGGTAGAAGTGAATTGTGCAGCTATTCCATCAGAATTGATTGAAAGCGAACTTTTCGGACACGAAAAAGGGTCTTTTACTTCTGCTATCAAACAGAAGAAAGGCCGGTTTGAGCAGGCGCATGGCGGTACGCTCTTTCTGGATGAGATTGGAGACATGAGCCTCTCTGCCCAGGCCAAAGTACTGCGGGCTTTACAGGAGCATAATATCACAAGGGTAGGAGGCGATAAGTCTATCAGCGTGGATGTAAGGGTGGTAGCAGCTACTAATAAGGATTTAAAAAAAGAAATAGAAGAAGGTAATTTCAGAGAGGATTTGTACCATCGCCTGAGCGTGATTCTGATTCATGTACCCTCCCTTAAAGAACGTAAAGATGATATTCCTCTGCTGGTTGACAAATTTTTGAATGATATTGCCCAAGAGTATGGAGCCCCTAGAAAAAGTATTACCGAAGATGCTCTGGAGGGTTTGAAGGCCTTTGAGTGGACTGGTAACATCCGCGAACTACGTAACGTAGTGGAGCGGCTAGTGATTATGTGCGATGCAGAAATTAGTGGAAATGATGTGGCTAAATATGCCTAA